A genomic window from Streptomyces sp. HUAS YS2 includes:
- a CDS encoding cytochrome P450, translated as MIDLLEDTWAREVPYDQFAYLRRESPVHWHPLGDDGDGFFALTRHADIVAASRDPELWSVERGSFFIREQTPEALETLALSLLGMDPPRHTRYRRLVSTVFSPRMIRRLAEDIQRRAELLADSVAARGGEVEFVEEVAARLPLQVICEMVGVPAADEDRIFAWSNRLVGFQDPDFRTTEEDGQVAAAEIYAYCDELAARRRAEPRDDILTALVHAEVDGERLTAHEIDLFFVTLVVAGNETTRNLLAGALLTLARHPAARAQLVAGIDDDGLWTSATEELLRWNGSIHNFRRTATRDTEIGGQKIREGQKAVLFYTSGNRDESVFADPDVLDLRRSPNDHLTFGGGGPHFCLGAGLARTQIKALTRELLRRHPHVETTDEPRRMRSDFINGIKYLPLRFAR; from the coding sequence GTGATCGACCTGCTCGAGGACACCTGGGCCCGGGAGGTCCCGTACGACCAGTTCGCGTACCTGCGGCGGGAGTCGCCGGTGCACTGGCACCCGCTCGGCGACGACGGCGACGGGTTCTTCGCGCTCACCCGGCACGCCGACATCGTCGCCGCCAGCCGCGACCCGGAGCTGTGGTCCGTCGAGCGCGGGTCGTTCTTCATCCGGGAGCAGACGCCCGAGGCGCTCGAAACCCTCGCGCTGAGCCTGCTCGGCATGGATCCGCCCCGGCACACCCGGTACCGACGGCTCGTCAGCACCGTCTTCTCGCCGCGCATGATCCGGCGACTCGCGGAGGACATCCAGCGCCGCGCCGAACTGCTCGCCGACTCCGTGGCCGCACGCGGCGGCGAGGTCGAGTTCGTCGAGGAGGTCGCCGCCCGGCTGCCGCTCCAGGTGATCTGCGAGATGGTCGGGGTGCCGGCCGCCGACGAGGACCGGATCTTCGCGTGGAGCAACCGGCTCGTGGGCTTCCAGGACCCGGACTTCCGTACCACCGAGGAGGACGGGCAGGTCGCGGCGGCCGAGATCTACGCGTACTGCGACGAACTCGCCGCCCGCCGCCGGGCCGAGCCCCGCGACGACATCCTCACCGCCCTCGTCCACGCCGAGGTGGACGGCGAGCGGCTCACCGCCCACGAGATCGACCTGTTCTTCGTGACCCTGGTCGTCGCCGGCAACGAGACCACCCGCAACCTGCTCGCCGGCGCGCTGCTCACCCTCGCCCGGCACCCGGCCGCCCGCGCCCAGCTCGTCGCCGGGATCGACGACGACGGGCTGTGGACCAGTGCCACCGAGGAACTCCTGCGCTGGAACGGCTCGATCCACAACTTCCGGCGCACAGCGACCCGCGACACCGAGATCGGCGGGCAGAAGATCCGCGAGGGGCAGAAGGCCGTGCTCTTCTACACCTCCGGCAACCGCGACGAGTCCGTGTTCGCCGACCCCGACGTGCTCGACCTGCGCCGCAGCCCCAACGACCACCTCACCTTCGGCGGTGGCGGCCCCCACTTCTGCCTCGGCGCCGGACTCGCCCGTACGCAGATCAAGGCGCTCACCCGTGAGCTGCTGCGCCGTCACCCGCACGTCGAGACGACGGACGAGCCCCGGCGCATGCGCTCCGACTTCATCAACGGGATCAAGTACCTCCCGCTGAGGTTCGCCCGCTAG
- a CDS encoding SRPBCC family protein produces MARNRRLILSTPSEVWGLLSDGYRYGEWVTGTQQVLAADPHWPEVGARLRVRVGIGPVALEDTCVVRISEPERRLELEAKADPFGAARIAMRLIPWAEHTLVILDWHPLRGPGTRMHGLPVDYVVAVRNGMMLTKLARIAVREHDGSR; encoded by the coding sequence GTGGCCAGGAACCGACGCCTGATCCTGAGTACTCCGTCCGAGGTCTGGGGCCTGCTGTCGGACGGCTACCGCTACGGAGAGTGGGTGACAGGAACCCAGCAGGTCCTCGCTGCGGACCCGCACTGGCCTGAAGTGGGTGCCCGCCTGCGGGTACGGGTCGGCATCGGCCCGGTGGCCCTCGAGGACACCTGTGTCGTCCGGATCAGCGAACCCGAGCGCCGCCTGGAGTTGGAGGCGAAGGCGGATCCCTTCGGCGCGGCCCGCATCGCCATGCGCCTGATCCCCTGGGCCGAGCACACCCTCGTCATCCTCGACTGGCACCCCCTTCGGGGCCCCGGCACCCGGATGCACGGGCTCCCTGTCGACTACGTCGTCGCCGTCCGCAACGGCATGATGCTGACGAAGCTGGCGCGGATCGCCGTACGCGAACACGACGGGAGCCGTTGA
- a CDS encoding SDR family oxidoreductase, which produces MSIAVVTGAGSGIGRGVALALSAAGWTVALAGRRAEPLEETARQAAGETSVVPTDITDPAAVVALFATVRDRFGRVDLLFNNAGSFAGGGTPVEDLAYETWRQVVDVNLTGSFLCAQAAFRTMKEQSPQGGRIINNGSISAHVPRPHSVAYTATKHAMTGLTKSLSLDGRPYRIACGQIDIGNAATEMTARMQTGILQANGETAVEPVMDAADVARTVVHMAGLPLEANVQFATVMATAMPYIGRG; this is translated from the coding sequence ATGAGCATCGCAGTGGTGACGGGAGCGGGTTCGGGCATCGGGCGCGGCGTCGCGCTGGCCCTGTCGGCGGCGGGCTGGACGGTCGCGCTGGCGGGCCGCCGGGCCGAGCCCCTGGAGGAGACGGCCCGTCAGGCGGCCGGGGAGACGTCGGTCGTGCCGACCGACATCACGGACCCGGCGGCGGTCGTGGCGCTGTTCGCGACGGTCCGGGACCGCTTCGGCCGGGTCGACCTGCTGTTCAACAACGCCGGCTCGTTCGCGGGCGGCGGGACCCCGGTGGAGGACCTGGCGTACGAGACGTGGCGTCAGGTCGTCGACGTCAACCTGACCGGCTCGTTCCTCTGCGCCCAGGCCGCGTTCCGGACGATGAAGGAGCAGTCCCCGCAGGGTGGCCGGATCATCAACAACGGCTCGATCTCCGCGCACGTACCGCGCCCGCACTCGGTGGCGTACACGGCCACCAAGCACGCGATGACGGGTCTGACGAAGTCGCTGTCCCTGGACGGCCGGCCGTACCGGATCGCCTGCGGGCAGATCGACATCGGCAACGCGGCCACCGAGATGACGGCGCGGATGCAGACCGGGATCCTGCAGGCGAACGGCGAGACGGCCGTGGAGCCGGTGATGGACGCGGCGGACGTGGCCCGCACGGTGGTGCACATGGCGGGGCTGCCGCTGGAGGCGAACGTCCAGTTCGCGACGGTGATGGCGACGGCGATGCCGTACATCGGGCGCGGCTAG
- a CDS encoding alkaline phosphatase D family protein, which produces MTPVDRHHPEFRAAARHFDRHIGRRRFLTVTGAAAALAFSVGLPAAGSASAAELDGKRIADDPFTLGVASGDPLPGSVLLWTRLAPRPFEPDSGLPPERVSVFWELAHDERFTRIVRRGRATAHPEFQHTVHVEVDHLDSDRAYFYRFRAGDWISPVGRTRTAPAEHARPAGLKLAAVSCQAYHDGYFTAYRHLAEEDLDVVFHLGDYLYEYAVTATGGARAYTDRRLPAVFNRETLTLEDYRLRYALYKSDPDLRAAHAAHPFVVTWDDHETENNYAGDIPENDVPPEEFLLRRAAAYRAYWENQPLRAPQRPEGPDMRLYRRLRFGQLAQFDILDTRQYRSNQAYGDGWQVPGPESEDPARTMTGETQERWLLDGWRASRATWNVVPQQVVFSERRNVPTAAFKLSMDSWDGYPASRRRILDGAAAAGVDNLMVLTGDVHVGYGLDIKADFRDPASRTVGTEIVATSVSSGKDGSDRPANYGDLTAANPHLKFYNGRRGYVTVELGPDRARADFRTVAAVTTPGAPVTTAASLVTEAGNPGLTPA; this is translated from the coding sequence ATGACACCCGTGGATCGTCACCATCCCGAATTCCGCGCCGCCGCACGGCACTTCGACCGTCACATCGGTCGCCGCAGATTCCTCACCGTCACCGGGGCGGCCGCCGCGCTCGCCTTCTCCGTCGGACTTCCCGCGGCCGGCAGCGCGAGCGCCGCCGAGCTCGACGGGAAGCGGATCGCCGATGACCCGTTCACCCTCGGCGTGGCGTCCGGCGACCCGCTGCCCGGCTCCGTCCTCCTGTGGACGCGGCTCGCCCCGCGTCCCTTCGAACCCGACTCCGGCCTGCCGCCCGAACGGGTCTCCGTCTTCTGGGAACTCGCCCACGACGAGCGCTTCACCCGGATCGTCCGGCGAGGCCGCGCCACCGCGCACCCCGAGTTCCAGCACACCGTCCATGTCGAGGTCGACCACCTCGACTCCGACCGCGCCTACTTCTACCGCTTCCGCGCCGGGGACTGGATCAGCCCGGTCGGCCGCACCCGCACCGCGCCCGCCGAGCACGCGCGGCCCGCCGGTCTGAAGCTCGCCGCCGTGTCCTGCCAGGCGTACCACGACGGCTACTTCACGGCCTACCGCCATCTCGCGGAGGAGGACCTCGATGTCGTCTTCCACCTCGGGGACTACCTGTACGAGTACGCCGTGACCGCCACCGGCGGCGCCCGCGCCTACACCGACCGCCGCCTGCCGGCCGTCTTCAACAGGGAGACCCTCACCCTGGAGGACTACCGGCTGCGCTACGCCCTCTACAAGTCGGACCCCGACCTGCGCGCCGCGCACGCCGCCCACCCGTTCGTCGTCACCTGGGACGACCACGAGACGGAGAACAACTACGCCGGGGACATCCCGGAGAACGACGTCCCTCCGGAGGAGTTCCTGCTGCGCCGGGCCGCCGCCTACCGCGCGTACTGGGAGAACCAGCCGCTGCGCGCCCCGCAGCGGCCCGAGGGCCCGGACATGCGGCTGTACCGCCGGCTCCGGTTCGGGCAGTTGGCCCAGTTCGACATCCTCGACACCCGCCAGTACCGCTCCAACCAGGCGTACGGCGACGGCTGGCAGGTCCCCGGCCCCGAGTCCGAGGACCCGGCGCGCACGATGACCGGGGAGACGCAGGAGCGCTGGCTGCTCGACGGCTGGCGCGCCTCGCGCGCCACCTGGAACGTGGTGCCGCAGCAGGTCGTCTTCTCGGAGCGGCGCAACGTCCCCACCGCGGCGTTCAAGCTGTCCATGGACTCGTGGGACGGTTACCCGGCATCCCGGCGGCGGATCCTCGACGGGGCCGCGGCGGCCGGCGTCGACAACCTGATGGTGCTCACCGGCGACGTCCACGTCGGGTACGGCCTCGACATCAAGGCGGACTTCCGCGACCCGGCGTCCCGGACCGTCGGCACCGAGATCGTCGCCACCTCCGTCAGCAGCGGGAAGGACGGCTCCGACCGCCCGGCGAACTACGGCGACCTCACCGCCGCCAACCCGCACCTGAAGTTCTACAACGGGCGCCGTGGCTACGTGACGGTCGAGCTCGGCCCGGACCGGGCCCGCGCGGACTTCCGTACGGTCGCGGCCGTGACCACGCCCGGTGCGCCGGTCACGACGGCCGCGTCTCTCGTGACGGAGGCGGGGAACCCGGGCCTCACCCCGGCGTGA
- a CDS encoding Bcr/CflA family multidrug efflux MFS transporter → MPESGRTTTTEGRDEGHIPSRTPVAAARRAGLLVTLVLGGLTALPPLSMDMYLPALPQVTDALRAPAATVQLTLTACLAGMALGQLVVGPMSDRWGRRRPLLVGMIVYVAATAVCAFAPGVELLVAFRLLQGLAGAAGIVIARAVVRDLYDGVEMARFFSTLMLISGVAPIIAPLIGGQILRITDWRGVFHVLTAVGVVLTLVVRRFLHETLPPERRHEGGVGEALRTMRGLLADRVFTGYMLAGGLAFAALFAYISASPFVVQEIYGASPQTFSLLFGLNSVGLVAVGQINGKLLVGRVSLDKALGFGLAVITLAAGALVLMTAGVFGEVGLAGIAAGLFVLMSAMGLAMPNTNALALMRTPHAAGSASALLGTSSFLIGAIASPLVGIAGEATAVPMAVVQLACAVAALGCFLLLCRPWRTGATGETGA, encoded by the coding sequence ATGCCGGAGAGCGGCCGGACCACCACGACCGAGGGCCGAGACGAAGGCCACATACCGTCCCGCACGCCCGTCGCCGCCGCCCGGCGCGCCGGGCTGCTCGTCACCCTCGTCCTGGGCGGCCTGACGGCGCTGCCCCCGCTCTCCATGGACATGTACCTGCCCGCCCTGCCGCAGGTCACCGACGCGCTGCGCGCGCCCGCCGCGACGGTGCAGCTCACCCTCACCGCCTGCCTGGCGGGCATGGCCCTCGGCCAGCTCGTCGTCGGTCCCATGAGCGACAGGTGGGGCCGGCGACGTCCGCTGCTCGTCGGCATGATCGTGTACGTCGCCGCCACCGCGGTCTGCGCCTTCGCGCCCGGCGTCGAACTGCTCGTCGCCTTCCGGCTGCTCCAGGGACTGGCCGGCGCGGCCGGCATCGTCATCGCCCGGGCCGTGGTCCGCGACCTGTACGACGGGGTCGAGATGGCCCGGTTCTTCTCCACCCTGATGCTGATCTCCGGCGTCGCCCCGATCATCGCCCCGCTCATCGGCGGCCAGATCCTGCGGATCACCGACTGGCGCGGAGTCTTCCACGTCCTGACCGCCGTCGGCGTCGTGCTCACCCTCGTGGTCCGGCGGTTCCTGCACGAGACGCTGCCGCCCGAGCGGCGGCACGAGGGCGGCGTCGGCGAGGCGCTGCGCACCATGCGCGGACTGCTCGCCGACCGGGTGTTCACCGGCTACATGCTCGCGGGCGGACTCGCCTTCGCCGCGCTCTTCGCGTACATCTCGGCCTCGCCGTTCGTCGTCCAGGAGATCTACGGAGCCTCGCCACAGACCTTCAGCCTGCTGTTCGGGCTCAACTCGGTCGGGCTCGTCGCCGTCGGCCAGATCAACGGCAAGCTTCTGGTCGGCCGGGTCAGCCTGGACAAGGCCCTCGGCTTCGGACTCGCGGTGATCACGCTGGCGGCCGGGGCGCTGGTGCTGATGACGGCCGGGGTGTTCGGCGAGGTGGGGCTCGCCGGGATCGCGGCGGGGCTGTTCGTGCTGATGTCCGCGATGGGGCTCGCGATGCCGAACACCAACGCGCTGGCGCTCATGCGCACCCCGCACGCGGCCGGTTCGGCCTCCGCGCTGCTCGGCACCTCGTCGTTCCTGATCGGCGCGATCGCCTCGCCGCTCGTCGGCATCGCGGGCGAGGCGACGGCGGTCCCGATGGCCGTGGTGCAGCTCGCCTGCGCGGTCGCCGCGCTCGGCTGCTTCCTGCTGCTGTGCCGCCCCTGGCGGACGGGGGCGACGGGCGAGACCGGCGCCTGA
- a CDS encoding small ribosomal subunit Rsm22 family protein: protein MNASPRTADALRAALAGLLDGLPPSQAARAVERLIANYRGTTPTDAPVLRDRSDVAAYAAYRMPATFEAVRAALDALRDAAPDWRPATHTDIGGGTGSASWAVAEAWEGEVDGGPRTTVLDWAEPALALGRELAAGAFEAEWRRARIGAAMRLDETDLVTISYVLKELTEADRTAVVTEAARTAQAVVIVEPGTPDGYERIIAARELLIGAGLRVAAPCPHSGACPIVPGTDWCHFAARVSRSSLHRQVKGGSLPYEDEKFSYVVATRFATTPALSRVTRRPQIRKGQVLLDLCGPEDEGLSRSTVTKRHGALYKAARDAEWGDAWPPEG from the coding sequence GTGAACGCCTCTCCCCGTACCGCCGACGCCCTGCGCGCCGCCCTCGCCGGGCTGCTCGACGGGCTGCCGCCGAGCCAGGCCGCCCGGGCCGTCGAGCGGCTGATCGCCAACTACCGGGGGACCACCCCGACCGACGCGCCCGTGCTGCGCGACCGCTCCGACGTGGCCGCGTACGCCGCGTACCGGATGCCGGCCACCTTCGAGGCGGTCCGGGCGGCGCTCGACGCGCTGCGCGACGCGGCGCCGGACTGGCGGCCGGCCACGCACACCGACATCGGCGGCGGCACCGGCTCGGCGAGCTGGGCGGTCGCGGAGGCATGGGAGGGCGAGGTCGACGGCGGACCGCGCACCACGGTCCTCGACTGGGCCGAGCCGGCGCTCGCGCTCGGCCGGGAGTTGGCGGCCGGGGCGTTCGAGGCGGAGTGGCGGCGGGCGCGGATCGGCGCGGCGATGCGGCTCGACGAGACGGACCTGGTGACGATCAGTTATGTCCTGAAGGAGCTGACCGAGGCCGACCGGACCGCGGTCGTGACCGAGGCGGCGCGCACGGCGCAGGCGGTCGTGATCGTGGAGCCGGGCACGCCCGACGGGTACGAGCGGATCATCGCCGCCCGTGAGCTGCTGATCGGGGCCGGGCTGCGGGTCGCCGCGCCGTGTCCGCACAGCGGGGCCTGCCCGATCGTGCCGGGCACGGACTGGTGCCACTTCGCGGCGCGGGTCAGCCGGTCGTCGCTGCACCGGCAGGTGAAGGGCGGCTCGCTGCCGTACGAGGACGAGAAGTTCAGCTACGTCGTGGCGACCCGGTTCGCCACGACCCCGGCGCTCTCCCGGGTGACCCGTCGGCCGCAGATCCGCAAGGGGCAGGTGCTGCTCGACCTGTGCGGCCCGGAGGACGAGGGGCTGTCGCGGAGCACCGTCACGAAGCGGCACGGCGCGCTGTACAAGGCGGCTCGGGACGCGGAGTGGGGCGACGCCTGGCCCCCGGAGGGGTAG
- the ddaH gene encoding dimethylargininase: MRSSPREASPRRYLMCPPAHFRVTYSINPWMDPAKPVDLRLALAQWEDLRDRYLALGHTVDLLDPQPDLPDMVFAANGATVVDGRVLGARFAHPERTAEAAAHLEWFRAHGFTEIHEPEHVNEGEGDFAVTSSYLLAGRGFRSSPLSHDEAQEFFGRPVIGLDLVDPRYYHLDTALCVLDDAADEIMYYPGAFSPGSRAVLARLFPDALIAGERDAAALGLNAVSDGRHVLLPQAATGLFGPLRDRGFDPVPMDLGELLKGGGSVKCCTQELRM, from the coding sequence TTGCGCTCATCGCCGCGCGAGGCATCGCCCCGCCGTTATCTGATGTGCCCACCCGCGCACTTCAGGGTGACGTACTCCATCAACCCATGGATGGACCCCGCGAAACCGGTCGACCTCCGTCTGGCCCTCGCCCAGTGGGAGGACCTGCGGGACCGCTATCTGGCCCTCGGCCATACGGTCGACCTGCTCGACCCGCAGCCCGACCTGCCCGACATGGTCTTCGCCGCCAACGGCGCGACGGTCGTCGACGGCCGCGTGCTCGGCGCGCGGTTCGCCCACCCGGAGCGCACCGCCGAGGCCGCGGCCCATCTGGAGTGGTTCCGCGCCCACGGGTTCACCGAGATCCACGAGCCGGAGCACGTCAACGAGGGCGAGGGGGACTTCGCGGTCACCTCCTCGTACCTGCTGGCCGGCCGGGGCTTCCGGTCCAGTCCGCTGTCGCACGACGAGGCCCAGGAGTTCTTCGGCCGCCCGGTGATCGGTCTCGACCTGGTGGATCCGCGGTACTACCACCTGGACACGGCGCTGTGCGTCCTGGACGACGCGGCCGACGAGATCATGTACTACCCGGGGGCCTTCTCCCCCGGCAGCCGCGCGGTCCTGGCCCGGTTGTTCCCCGACGCCCTGATCGCGGGCGAACGGGACGCCGCGGCCCTCGGCCTGAACGCGGTGAGCGACGGCCGCCACGTCCTGCTCCCGCAGGCGGCGACCGGGCTGTTCGGCCCGCTCCGGGACCGCGGCTTCGACCCGGTCCCGATGGACCTGGGCGAACTCCTCAAGGGCGGCGGCAGCGTGAAGTGCTGCACCCAGGAGCTGCGGATGTAG
- a CDS encoding TetR/AcrR family transcriptional regulator: protein MTSAKASKAPDASRRSERSRRAIFDAALALVTEAGYAKTTVEGIAARAGVGKQTIYRWWPSKAAVLLDAYLDLAAQANDALGGAAHGEEGASGIPDTGDLAADLRYVLRATVDELGDPKYDGPTRALAAEGLVSAEFAAQMAEKLVEPQLTYYLRRLEAAREDGDIAPDTDLRIAAELLTAPIAQRWQYRTVPLTHAYADALVTHVLRGLAPRP from the coding sequence ATGACCTCTGCCAAGGCCTCCAAGGCCCCCGACGCCTCCCGCCGCAGCGAGCGCTCCCGCCGCGCCATCTTCGACGCGGCCCTCGCGCTGGTCACCGAGGCGGGCTACGCGAAGACCACCGTCGAGGGCATCGCCGCCCGCGCCGGCGTCGGCAAGCAGACCATCTACCGCTGGTGGCCCTCCAAGGCGGCCGTTCTGCTCGACGCGTACCTCGACCTCGCGGCGCAGGCGAACGACGCGCTCGGCGGAGCCGCCCACGGCGAGGAGGGGGCGAGCGGCATCCCGGACACCGGCGACCTCGCCGCGGACCTGCGGTACGTCCTGCGGGCCACCGTCGACGAGCTGGGCGACCCCAAGTACGACGGCCCGACCCGGGCCCTGGCCGCCGAGGGCCTGGTCAGCGCCGAGTTCGCCGCCCAGATGGCCGAGAAGCTGGTGGAGCCCCAGCTCACCTACTACCTCCGCCGGCTGGAGGCCGCCCGCGAGGACGGCGACATCGCCCCCGACACCGACCTCCGGATCGCCGCGGAACTCCTCACCGCCCCGATCGCCCAGCGCTGGCAGTACCGCACCGTGCCCCTCACCCACGCCTACGCGGACGCCCTGGTCACCCACGTCCTGCGCGGGCTCGCCCCCCGCCCGTAG
- a CDS encoding bifunctional DNA primase/polymerase, with amino-acid sequence MGDGIGRYRGTESKLAQWLRRRPRRTAADDADRRENLLLATAAAGLPLAPAAYPVGYRCSCERIGCPTPARHPVSFAWQTQSTTDRAQIERWSRNQPEANFITATGMVHDVLDVPLDAGRAALERLLADGVDVGPVAESGAAVPEEELPADERRMLFFTATRGTPEDEDEWWPCELDCHPETMDEHPGLRWHCRGSYVLVPPARLPGDDRTVEWVRGPEHALPDPLTLLETLTDACARYADARAADGDPGRHEPAWPLNH; translated from the coding sequence ATGGGCGACGGCATCGGCCGCTACCGCGGCACGGAGAGCAAACTCGCGCAGTGGCTGCGCCGACGCCCCCGGCGGACCGCCGCGGACGACGCCGACCGCCGCGAGAACCTGCTCCTCGCCACCGCCGCCGCCGGTCTGCCCCTCGCCCCCGCCGCGTACCCCGTCGGCTACCGGTGTTCCTGCGAGCGCATCGGCTGTCCCACGCCGGCCCGGCATCCCGTCTCCTTCGCCTGGCAGACCCAGTCGACGACGGACCGCGCGCAGATCGAGCGCTGGTCCCGGAATCAGCCCGAGGCCAACTTCATCACCGCGACCGGCATGGTCCACGACGTCCTCGACGTTCCGCTGGACGCCGGTCGCGCCGCGTTGGAGCGGCTGCTCGCCGACGGCGTCGACGTCGGCCCGGTCGCCGAGTCCGGCGCCGCCGTGCCGGAGGAGGAACTGCCCGCCGACGAGCGCCGGATGCTGTTCTTCACCGCCACCCGGGGCACCCCCGAGGACGAGGACGAGTGGTGGCCCTGCGAGCTGGACTGCCACCCCGAGACCATGGACGAGCACCCGGGCCTGCGCTGGCACTGCCGGGGCAGCTACGTCCTCGTCCCGCCGGCCCGGCTGCCCGGTGACGACCGCACGGTGGAGTGGGTACGCGGCCCGGAGCACGCGCTCCCGGACCCGCTGACCCTCCTGGAGACCCTCACCGACGCCTGCGCCCGGTACGCCGACGCGCGAGCCGCGGACGGCGACCCGGGGCGGCACGAGCCGGCCTGGCCGCTCAACCACTGA
- the efeU gene encoding iron uptake transporter permease EfeU — protein sequence MFGNYLIGLREGLEASLVVCILIAYLVKTDRRDALKPIWIGIGVAVGVALAFGAGLEFGSQELTFEAQEALGGSLSILAVGLVTWMVFWMKRTARHLRSELHGRLDAALQMGTGALVATAFLAVGREGLETALFVWASVRASSDGTSAPLIGVLLGLATAVFLGWLFYRGALKINLAKFFTWTGGMLVVVAAGVLAYGVHDLQEARFLGGLADKAFDVSATIPPDSWYGTLLKGVLNFQPDPTVLQVTVWALYLIPTLALFLAPVGFGRPVRVEEQKATDEKAEAGDGGRGDDGAGADGERLRDGARRAGARSGGDEV from the coding sequence GTGTTCGGGAACTATCTGATCGGCCTGCGCGAGGGCCTGGAGGCCAGCCTGGTCGTCTGCATCCTCATCGCGTACCTGGTGAAGACGGACCGCCGTGACGCGCTGAAGCCGATCTGGATCGGCATCGGCGTGGCGGTCGGCGTGGCGCTGGCCTTCGGCGCCGGCCTCGAGTTCGGCTCGCAGGAGCTGACGTTCGAGGCGCAGGAGGCGCTGGGCGGCTCGCTGTCGATCCTCGCGGTCGGTCTGGTGACCTGGATGGTCTTCTGGATGAAGCGCACCGCGCGGCATCTGCGCTCGGAGCTGCACGGCCGGCTGGACGCGGCCCTGCAGATGGGCACCGGCGCCCTGGTCGCCACGGCCTTCCTGGCCGTCGGCCGGGAGGGCCTGGAGACCGCGCTTTTCGTGTGGGCTTCGGTGCGCGCCTCCTCGGACGGCACGTCGGCCCCGCTGATCGGGGTGCTGCTGGGCCTGGCGACGGCGGTGTTCCTCGGCTGGCTGTTCTACCGGGGCGCGCTGAAGATCAACCTGGCGAAGTTCTTCACCTGGACCGGCGGCATGCTGGTCGTGGTCGCCGCGGGCGTCCTCGCGTACGGCGTGCACGACCTCCAGGAGGCGCGCTTCCTCGGCGGCCTGGCCGACAAGGCGTTCGACGTCTCCGCGACGATCCCGCCGGACAGCTGGTACGGCACCCTGCTCAAGGGCGTCCTCAACTTCCAGCCCGATCCGACGGTGCTTCAGGTCACGGTGTGGGCGCTGTATCTGATCCCGACGCTCGCACTGTTCCTCGCCCCGGTAGGGTTCGGACGTCCGGTGCGGGTGGAGGAGCAGAAGGCAACCGATGAGAAGGCTGAGGCCGGCGACGGCGGTCGTGGCGACGACGGTGCTGGCGCTGACGGCGAGCGGCTGCGTGACGGTGCACGGCGAGCTGGAGCTCGTTCCGGCGGTGACGAAGTCTGA